From Alligator mississippiensis isolate rAllMis1 chromosome 9, rAllMis1, whole genome shotgun sequence, one genomic window encodes:
- the MED7 gene encoding mediator of RNA polymerase II transcription subunit 7, producing the protein MGEPQQVSALPPPPMQYIKEYTDENIRKGLAPKPPPPVKDSYMMFGNQFQCDDLIIRPLESQGIERLHPMQFDHKKELRKLNMSILVNFLDLLDILIRSPGSIKREEKLEDLKLLFVHVHHLINEYRPHQARETLRVMMEVQKRQRLETAERFQKHLERVVEMIQNCLTSLPDDLPHSEGGLGIKTEPMDTDDGSSCIGQNEQQRAGSVCKKDQVLDKDAAMCSIIDEMT; encoded by the coding sequence ATGGGGGAACCGCAGCAAGTGAGCGCTCTGCCTCCACCTCCGATGCAATATATAAAGGAATATACAGATGAAAACATTCGCAAGGGGCTGGCCCCGAAGCCCCCGCCGCCCGTGAAAGACAGCTACATGATGTTTGGTAACCAATTCCAATGCGACGATCTTATTATCCGCCCCTTGGAAAGCCAAGGGATCGAACGGTTGCATCCCATGCAGTTTGATCACAAGAAGGAGCTCAGGAAACTCAATATGTCCATCCTGGTCAACTTCTTGGACCTCTTGGATATCTTGATAAGGAGTCCGGGCAGCATAAAACGAGAGGAGAAGCTGGAAGACTTGAAGCTGCTTTTTGTTCACGTCCATCATCTTATAAATGAGTATCGTCCGCACCAGGCCAGAGAGACGCTGCGGGTCATGATGGAAGTGCAGAAGCGTCAGCGTCTCGAGACGGCCGAGAGGTTTCAGAAGCATTTGGAGCGGGTTGTAGAAATGATCCAGAATTGCCTGACCTCCTTGCCTGATGACTTACCTCATTCTGAGGGAGGTTTGGGGATAAAAACTGAACCCATGGATACGGATGACGGCAGCAGTTGCATCGGGCAGAACGAACAGCAGAGAGCAGGCTCGGTCTGTAAGAAAGATCAGGTTTTAGACAAAGATGCGGCGATGTGTAGTATTATTGATGAAATGACATGA